DNA from Quercus lobata isolate SW786 chromosome 1, ValleyOak3.0 Primary Assembly, whole genome shotgun sequence:
attaaaaaaaaaaactccgcAATCTCATGCCTAATAGTTAAGTCCAATGTCTGCAAATTGAAGTAACGTTTGGCCCTTGTTGTTCTCTTCAATTACATTAAAAAGTCACTGTAGTGTAGTCTACCACAAGCAAAGCATAGGTGTTTACTTGCACATCAGTCTTTGCTCAACAGAAGGTCAATGGGGTTGCTTTGAAGTCAAAAAAAGAACAACCAAATCTAGCAAATTGACTGTTTAATCCCTTTTGGTGCGGTTTTTAACTGGTTCACAATCATATAAATTTGCAGTGAAATGAAAGAAGTGAAACAAGAATTGTAGGTGAAAATTCTTCTTGTAATTTCCTGGTACATTGGGATGGAAGACTGTATATATGAGAAATAATCAGGTATTCGAAGAGTTCTGAACACACTTATtagtaaagaaagaaaataaaagaaaagaaaattattggtGGATTTCCATTAGTTCAAATgatgaattttattaatgttaaaataaaaaattcgaGTTTCAATCTTGCTTacacctaaaaaagaaaaagaaaaagaaaaaatcaattgttgTCTTTATTTGGTTGCATGAAAGAGTAATCATTATAGAGTTGATATTGCGAGTTTTAAATCTTATCataattatcaatatatatacacaaaaagcATAGTAGACTCacattatttttgggtttgaataattaattagttattGAACTTGgtaaaaatttcttaattattatttgattttttaaaggtaaataaTGGTGGAAGGACAGGTAATTTAGATAAATAAAGaatattacatttttctttaaaaagaaagtgACACATGGCACAAATTTTGGTTATTGTAGCCTTGGTTCCTACTTTTATGTGTCattaaaaaatagaatggaGGAAATTTAGATTGTTAAGATTAATATaattaagaatataaatataCTACTTGAATAAATTGACGAATATTcaattatttcaactaacttgaAGGGCacaatcattttttatattcttgatTGTGTGGGTTATCGAAATTGCATAtgccttttgttgttttttgttttatttaatggaAAAGCAATTAAATTTGAGCAATAATTTCAGATTTTAAATGAATGGTTTATggtataaaattaaagaaaaataattatataaattcattatcataaataattaatacaatAGCTATAGATAATAAATACATTTACCTcgtaattaattaaaattttgatgtaaaaGTAATTATTTAATACTTTAAGTGTATAGTGACATGGTATTCCCTTGTCTCATATAATAGTAAATCAtactactaattaaattcatagtgaaatatattatttgcaTGAGAGGTTAAAGTACCATATCACTATATCTCAAAAGTAGAGAATAATATAACTACAAAGTCTTACTAACTGGAAGCACCGCAATTTAGTTCACAAGCCTTTTCAATTGTTACATTTTGATTCCATCctgtttgaatttaaataaaattgttacaaATATTTTGGATGAATCtcttaatgattttattttatcccAACATTTATGAAGTCAAATGCAATAATTGAAAGTTTGTGAAGcaaatatttctcaaaaaaaaaaaaaaagaagaaagtttgtGAAGCAAATTATAACAAAGTCAACTCacactaagggtgtgtttgaaAAGTGATGAAAGCTtaaatttattagattttataacttattttttgttattatttatgaatCTCATTGCAACTTTTTagtttcatttatatatagGCCTaccttctatttatttatttatttatcttggTAACAAACTAACAGTAACAAAGCCAGCTGCAGTACTCTGTACTCACAAGGCACAACAAGTCACACGTTATAACTTTTATAACCATGAGTTCATCAAAAACTTTTATAACCATCAAGTCAATCTAAAGTGGTGTTGTGGTGGTAAGATTGTAATTCATCGGAAATCAAGGGTCAAATAATTAACATACATTACTCACtcaaaaaaatacaactaacaaaaattaaaagtacaCTAATTTTCCTTCACACTTGGgggagagaaagaaacagagtGTGagcgagagcgagagagagagagggtttttatttctttctatatAGCAATATATTGCCTCCTCTTTCTCTCCCGTACtctctgaaaaaaaaaaccacctttcttctcttgctctctctctctctcccttttgaGCTCCCAAACCACTCATCTTTCAAATCCAAGAATGGGTGATGAGAAGAAAGCCAAGTCCATTGGTGTGTGGCCAACAGTGAAGCCTTTTGTTAATGGTGGAACTTCTGGTATGCTCGCCACCTGTGTCATCCAACCCATCGATATGATCAAGGTGAGTCCTTTTCATGTTTAGATCAATACCCATGTTTCTGTTTCTCTGTTTTCATTGacaccctttaaaaaaatttgatctttttgtGCTGCATATTTGTTTTCTCTGATGGGTTCTAGATCTGTGATttaaagggatttttttttttatttgctaaaTTGTGTAGTATGGTTTAATGGGTACTAATTTATGTTGGGTTTGTTATTGTTTCTCGTTTTTTGGATTGGTATAGGTGAGGATTCAATTGGGTCAGGGATCAGCAGGCTCGGTAGCGAGGAACATGCTTAAGGAGGAGGGCTTTGGTGCCTTTTACAAGGTTTGGttctacaaaataataaaaagttcgGATTTTTATACAATATGATTTGTTTATCTCAGCTATAAAGACATGTATGTGTTTTCAAGTATCGAACTTGGTTTTTGTTATTCGAGATctgtattaaaaaaatggatCTTTACAATGACTTAGTTGAGgatttaaatttatcatatagTGTGTACATTAGGGTGATATCctcattattttcaaatgagCTATATGGTTTGGATTGTGTTAAGTATTTGCCCGTTGTTTAGTTTGGTGTATGAATTTATGTAGAGGGTGCTTGTTTAAATGTCAGAATAAGAGGCTAATGAGGGGTTACATGCTTAATGGTGTAATTTAATTTGGCCGTAATTATTGTGATTTGTTTGATTCAAATTGTACCTATGTGTTGTGTCTTGATATTTGGTCCTTCCCTCCCCCGTCTGGGAACACACACATTGCACACACAAAAGCACATTAGTTGGTCTAATTGCATTATTTTGAGCAGGGGCTATCTGCTGGACTACTCAGACAAGCAACATATACCACAGCACGACTTGGATCATTCAAGTAAGTTTTTGGCAGCATTGTCTatttaacttaaaaaacatCTTACCAACGTAAGTATTACCTAATTCTtgttaaaagataaaaaattctTAGGGTACTTGGTTTTTTTGAACATTTGGTTTTGTGAATCTAGATCTTTTCAAGTGGGTTCAACTTTTGAAATCAcacctaaattatttattttcgcAGTAAGCTCTAGTTCAAATGACACCTCCTCTCCTTGCAAGAGCAAGGtagagggtgaggtcatgggcTCAAGCCCTAGACTCCTAGTGGGTGGATgtaatacttaaaaataaaacaaaaaactttgTATTATATGCTATTACCATTTTCATGTATCCAAATGGTTGCCTTTGTTTTCCTTAGGATTTTGACGAACAAAGCAATTGAAGCCAATGATGGAAAGCCGCTACCTCTTTATCAGAAAGCTTTGTGTGGGCTTACTGCTGGTGCTATTGGAGCATCTGTTGGTAGTCCAGCAGATCTAGCACTTATCCGTATGCAGGCTGATGCCACTTTGCCAGAAGCCCAGAAACGGCATTACAAAAATGCCTTCCATGCACTCTCTCGTATTGTTAAAGATGAGGGAGTTTTGGCACTCTGGAAAGGTGCTGGACCTACTGTAGTGAGAGCAATGGCACTGAACATGGGAATGCTTGCCTCTTATGATCAAAGTGTGGAGCTTTTCAAGGATAATCTTGGTTTTGGTGAAGGTGCTACAGTGATAGGTAAGATTCTTTGCAAGAAGTATAGATATTGGTTCATGTTAAAAAGTTTAGTATTACTATTTTGCATGAGTTTGGCAGCAGAATACTTTATAGTTGAAATTTAGTCTATAATAGTATTATGGACTTTGCTTATTTTAACAAATCCTTTTCTTCAGGAGGTAAATATATGACATTGTAAAAGATTTGGGGTTCAAATGTTAGCAGGAGTTTTGTTTAACCTTAGGAAAGATTTTTGAAGCAGATTTATTCTTTGCATTCATTTAGCATTCTTCTTTGATAGAGAGCTCTTGTATATGAAGGCTTGGGTTTGAACATATATTTTATGTTGCATTGCATTTGCTTGTTAAATGGCTTTCCATTTTCCTTTTGGCTAATAAAGATGATTATTATCATGCAGCAAAGACAGTTTCCATTTCACCCTCTCTTCCAAGTAGGAATGGATCTTGGAGATCTTTTAGAGGGCAGGTGTGGGGGCACTAATGGAATAAGCTTGTTTTGTTGCTATTTAATTTGTCAAAGGTGGGGAAAGGGCAGGGGTGGGGGGTAGGGGCGGGGTTGTGGTGGTGAGAACATAGATCTAGTGTTGGAGAAGGGTTTAAGAAGAAATTCCAACAACAACCATTTAAggcaaagaaaaagataataggATTGAAGTAGGAACAATCACATATCAATTTCTAAGCTCAAAGAGCTCTAGAAATATTCAAATAGTAACCCTAGAATCCTAGCCCTTCATCTTACATAAAACAATTAAATCCTAACCATCCAACTTCATTAAAGGTCACATGCTAGTCACATGactttttagaatactaaagacataataataaataaaatatttattcaattGGTAGTATTGACATTCATTTTTTGGGACTGTCACACATAGTAGGCAAAGGTAGGCAACACTTTTGAAGGTGCCTTTAGTGAGGAGCTCGCCTTAAACCATGTAAATGGTGCTAAGGTGAGAGCCATGCCTCTTTTTTTGGTCCCTCTTAATACGCAAAAACCACAGTGAAATTCAGTTGGGTATTATGAGTATTCAGCCTATGATTTTTGAGGTTCCTAGGCGAAGATGTATATGCATCCAAGGAGCCTTCTAGATGCTGTGTGTGTGGTAAAAAGTATGCAAAGAATAAATCATTTGCTCTGTCTTCCATTAAGGAGTGTGCAAATAGGAGTTTTGATTTAGTCCAATTCAAACTCTATTTCAACAAGTATTTTGCTCTCATTACTTATGAAAAAAAGGCATTGGCTTTCATTCCCAGAAAATGTTTATCTTgtctttgttttgataaatgtcttattttttttttctcctcaggTGCTAGTACCATTTCAGGGTTCTTTGCTGCAGCTTGCAGTTTGCCATTTGATTATGTCAAAACCCAGATTCAGAAGATGCAACCTGATGCTGAGGGGAAGCTTCCTTACTCTGGCTCTTTAGATTGTGCGCTCAAAACCCTGAAAAGTGGAGGaccttttaaattttacactGGATTTCCAGTATATTGTGTTAGAATTGCCCCCCATGTCatggtactctctctctctctctctctttctctctatgtGTGTGCATTTACATATTGGTGTTGAGTTTTATACTCAGATGTTTTTTTTGGGTCCTGGCACGATACTGAACCATTTGCTGAAAATTTACTTTCCCTCGATTGTCCACTGTTCTTGGATTTTTTTCACGTATTTTCTGATTTTTggatgtttgtttttttatgcaGATGACATGGATTTTCCTCAACCAGATTCAAAAGCTGGAGAAAAGTGTTGGTTTATAGTTTCTCTGCAGGGATGGGGATTTCTGTACTGGTGAAActttaataatgttatttttcacTGTCTCAGTTTTTGCTGATTTGACAGATTCACACCCTCAAAGTAAAACCATTTATTCAGATAATTTCATTGCAGTTGAAGTAGGGATCTACAATTTTCTAAGTTGTATTAGTTATTTTTAGGGTGTGATTGAAACAGAGGATATTACTACCCTTTTGAACCTGGAGAGTCTCTCATGCGAATATTCTTGAGGAGAAATGTCttaataaaatgaatttttgtactCTATGAACAGTTTTGCGGCAAGTTTTGTATTTTGCTTCCATATGttcttaaagaaaattttcttacaACCAAGCGATGATGAATGGAATATGAATTTCTATGTtctgttcttcatttttctctttggtTTGGTGGCATGTGGATGTGGTTGAAAGCTCATTGCATAAATAAGATCCATGAGTGCACATGGTGATGGTGGTAGATAAAACCCCTTATTTTGTTTTCTGCATTTTCTTATCTATTTATTACAGCatttaaatgattaaatgaaTGAATGGCAAGAGCTGGGGGATCCTTCTGGTAGGGACGGattattttttggtaattgctggtgttatttatttattaattatgtcATTTTTGTCAGGACCCTTCATAGCCTTTTATGCCATGAGTTTTTAAGAGAATTATCAACAAGTCTACTAAATTTTTTGGATCGAAATAGGATTTCGAAAATTTGTGGGCAAAAAATATTATCTGAGAATTTGTGAATATTGATATTGTCATGGCCATTGGTTTTGGATATTGTAGATAATATTCAATAGCTTCATCACttcttgttttttccttttaatgtGTGATAGATTTTGCAAAGGACAAACAATGGGCGTTTCAATTGTAATTAGATGTTCATCATATTTATATGACAAGGGATTGGATTGGAACGGATAGGAGGCttccatttaattttaaaagaaagagtTTTAAGTCAGTATGGGCACAAAGGTTGAAATGGAAGTATAAAAGTTTTGGAACAAAAACAACTTATGGAATTACTTCAAGTTCAATATATTAAAGTagtagttattatatatatgcttaATGACCAGTTTGGATGAagggagagggagggagagtagagtaggaCTAGTCGGAAATTAGACAAATTTTCGGCCAATtttactctactctccttccATCCAAATTAGCCATAAGTAGCAGCCTCAAAAATCATCTCTTTCAAAATGTGAATGCACCTGAGTTGCAGGCCATTACTTGCATAATAATGTTATAAAATATAACCTTGTCTGTAAAACcaataaatagaaaaatgcaGTGAATGGCTTTAGAAGTTGACATCTCCAGTCCTCCACTCCTATAAGGTGATATGTGAGATTGCAGGTTCAAGTCTCTGAGTTAATTATTGCCTgcttagaaaagaaaaaaggagccTACTTGGCAGAAAATGCCATTGAGGGTTATTGTTAATGATGTATGGGATTTTGGTCTGATTAAAGATGGTATGGTGCAATGCAGGTTCAAAACCCCAGGGCAACAAAAATTGGTTTCCATAGTCCATTTATCTGAGTCTCAGACCAGCTCCAATCCTAGAGTCCTGTAAAAATCCTGGCTACATTTTTTGGAGGAGAATGAGAGGTTGTCAAAGTCGGGATTTTACGTAGGATCGTGGGAGGTAGGTAGGATCGTGGATCGAAGGATTGGAtcgtggatcgtaagatcctacctattttcagattttaagcaaaaaacttaTTGATAGTGTCTTTGTATGTTATATAATTACTTAAAATATGAatccatccattaaaaaaaaaattgcatcataaaatgtaatttgcacgCACTACATCGTTCTTATGTTATTATaacgaaacaaaatatatttaacttttaacataatgtatctaaaaaatttagtacaTGTTTAAGTAGCaactaagtaccaaaatattatctacacatatggaaaatgttttccaaattctaagttctaaatccaaaataagttaggctagttagcatataaaaactagctaattacaaatttacaatatgtaaTCTAAAAGAGAATTCTCAATTTAAGGTAAACTAGGtaattacaaatataaaatccaaaagagaattctcaTTCTAAGGTTCTTCTAATCTAATCACTGTTATTGTCATATCccatttcatcatctaaatattttaggttttgtttttgaaaacgttaaacttaagtactataggtttttttgagattttatgttgacataggggtaaatttgggacttcaattcattattgggtttttgataaCCCGTTGGGCTTGTGGGTTTTGGTGGATTATCTTAACCCAAATGAATcccactttaaaaaaaaaaaaaaaaaaattcaatccaaatggTAGGATCAGTAAGATCGGTAGAATCTCAtacgatcctacgatcctaTGCGATCCTACACGATCCTACAtacgatcctaccatttttgaGTTTCTGCTacgattttaaactttttgatgAGATGGGATTGTAAAATCGTGCGATTTTACGATCTAGgtcgcgattttgacaaccaatACAGTTTATGCATTGTGCGTATATGAAAGGGGTTTCGGCTCCTCAAAGTACTAATGGGATAAACCTTCAGTTGGCTGGTTCAAGCTTAATACTGATGAATTTGCCTTGGGTTATCTTGGATTGGTTTATATTGGCAGGGTTATCAGAGATGATGTGGGTATCTGGATCCAAGGATTTACTACAAATACTAGGTTGACTTCTAACTTCCTCACTAAGTTCTGGGCTCTTAGAAATGAGTTATTGCTTTGCAAAAACCTTTAGAGTTCAGCTGTTAGAAATTGAATTGGATGCTAAAGCTGTTGTAGATTTTGTTTATAGTGTGAAGGACACTAATGGTCCTATCTCTTCTCTTCTTGATGATTGCAGGCTATTGGTTTCTCAAATTTTCCATTGGAGACTGTCTCAATGTTTCAGGGAGGCAAATCGTTGTGCTAATGTCTTAGCAAAAATTGGGGCCTCCCAaattgataggccacaaactgaatgacctcttgtgatagaaattaattaattaattag
Protein-coding regions in this window:
- the LOC115977461 gene encoding mitochondrial dicarboxylate/tricarboxylate transporter DTC, which translates into the protein MGDEKKAKSIGVWPTVKPFVNGGTSGMLATCVIQPIDMIKVRIQLGQGSAGSVARNMLKEEGFGAFYKGLSAGLLRQATYTTARLGSFKILTNKAIEANDGKPLPLYQKALCGLTAGAIGASVGSPADLALIRMQADATLPEAQKRHYKNAFHALSRIVKDEGVLALWKGAGPTVVRAMALNMGMLASYDQSVELFKDNLGFGEGATVIGASTISGFFAAACSLPFDYVKTQIQKMQPDAEGKLPYSGSLDCALKTLKSGGPFKFYTGFPVYCVRIAPHVMMTWIFLNQIQKLEKSVGL